The Zingiber officinale cultivar Zhangliang chromosome 9A, Zo_v1.1, whole genome shotgun sequence genome window below encodes:
- the LOC122018774 gene encoding uncharacterized protein LOC122018774 yields the protein MADFRNKESEREFRRRLEELLPRPLRGDACASEETDEAAGAGGSEGLDQSARRRRRSDLEGDDLAESSAAARRHNRILSQWAARQAEEMIITNIERRNRESELMALARLHAVSMLDASFLRETRRAQSSVERPVAARAPSVLQRWRELEGESVARERRRPAPPPISTDNNHHHVEVDNAGDRVSSRQQSPDNGGVRERERERERRIVNGWMTDIAMADTASQILPRSGSGSPTSEWLDERERERVRLVREWMQTLSQHRDTSAIRREEWERDYLVTNHEGRRAEPTRRNLLSIRGRQARHDLIMRNVRERESELQVLSERQPVSQFSNRNQIQSVLQGSFLRIGDTIEDGQLHSDAATERIHLRQHQTVSSIREEFHSQDDLTITPESHSQSVDGNRNGTTLSTALAQSDEILDQFQARSIPVEIHQTAELDSEIPMESGMQNSDLHWTDSVIQEDEQLQGETEPEQTDQQQAVEVEFSAQQNVHADEPDRDWQENLDQEWLPETPEDDGSGDHLLEARENWHDNNPQVTETNWQDRSSDPFSSPHSYPDITNRFISSEDDSVYNLELQELLSRRSVSNLLHSAFRESLDHLVQSYIERQGRGPFQWDMEGMPNHELLEQDQRHQTDVVQSQQDSVRQLRAPPAPRPPTPPPPPLWHAEVHHSWSRQSIRRSEVEWDMINSLRTDMGKLQQVMGHMQNMLETCMDMQLELQRAVRQEVSAVLNRSVGEHGESQQHLLLDGRNWNHVRKGTCCVCCDKQIDSLIYRCGHMCTCNRCAHELVRGNSKCPLCRAPIVEVIRAYSIV from the exons ATGGCCGATTTCCGGAACAAGGAGTCGGAACGCGAGTTCCGTCGGAGACTGGAGGAGCTGCTCCCCCGCCCCCTCCGCGGCGATGCTTGTGCAAGCGAGGAGACCGACGAGGCAGCTGGTGCCGGAGGAAGCGAAGGCCTCGATCAGAGTGCCCGCCGCCGTCGGCGATCCGACCTCGAGGGTGATGACCTAGCCGAGTCATCGGCCGCCGCGCGCCGCCACAATCGGATTTTGAGCCAGTGGGCTGCTAGGCAGGCGGAGGAGATGATCATCACCAACATCGAGAGGAGGAACCGGGAATCAGAGCTGATGGCGCTCGCGCGCCTCCACGCCGTGTCGATGCTCGACGCCTCCTTCCTCCGCGAGACGCGGCGGGCGCAGTCCTCGGTCGAGCGCCCCGTGGCTGCCCGGGCGCCCTCTGTTCTCCAGAGGTGGCGCGAGCTCGAGGGCGAGTCGGTGGCCAGGGAGAGGAGAAGACCTGCGCCACCCCCCATCTCCACTGATAATAATCATCACCATGTCGAGGTTGACAATGCTGGCGACAGGGTTTCGAGCAGACAGCAGTCTCCTGACAATGGCGGAGttcgagagagggagagggagagggagaggcggaTTGTTAATGGTTGGATGACCGACATTGCCATGGCAGACACTGCTTCACAAATTTTGCCACGGAGTGGTAGTGGCAGTCCAACGAGCGAATGGCTCGATGAGAGGGAGCGTGAGAGGGTAAGGCTGGTGAGGGAGTGGATGCAGACTCTAAGCCAGCACAGGGACACTTCGGCTATTAGGAGGGAGGAGTGGGAGAGGGACTATTTAGTAACAAACCATGAAGGTCGTCGAGCCGAACCCACGCGAAGGAACTTGCTGAGTATCCGAGGAAGGCAGGCTCGCCATGATCTGATCATGAGGAATGTCAGGGAGAGGGAAAGTGAGCTTCAGGTCTTGTCAGAACGCCAGCCCGTTTCACAGTTCTCCAATCGCAATCAGATACAG TCTGTGCTCCAAGGTAGCTTCCTGAGAATAGGTGATACCATTGAGGACGGGCAACTTCATTCAGATGCTGCTACTGAAAGAATCCACCTTAGACAACATCAGACTGTATCTAGCATCAG GGAAGAATTTCACTCTCAAGATGATCTTACCATAACACCTGAATCGCACAGCCAATCTGTTGATGGAAACAGAAATGGAACTACTCTATCAACTGCATTGGCTCAATCAGATGAGATACTTGATCAATTCCAAGCAAGAAGTATTCCTGTTGAAATCCATCAAACAGCAGAGCTGGATTCAGAAATACCAATGGAGAGTGGCATGCAAAACAGTGACTTACACTGGACAGATTCTGTAATTCAGGAAGATGAACAGCTACAAGGTGAAACAGAACCCGAGCAAACTGATCAGCAACAGGCTGTTGAAGTCGAGTTTAGTGCACAGCAAAATGTCCATGCTGATGAACCTGATAGGGACTGGCAGGAAAATTTAGACCAAGAGTGGCTTCCTGAGACACCTGAAGATGATGGATCAGGTGATCATCTTCTGGAAGCACGTGAGAATTGGCATGACAACAATCCTCAAGTAACTGAAACAAACTGGCAAGATAGATCATCGGACCCTTTTAGCAGTCCACATTCATATCCTGATATAACAAATCGATTTATCTCATCTGAAGATGATAGTGTGTACAATTTGGAACTTCAGGAACTCTTAAGCAG GAGGAGTGTGTCTAATCTTCTTCACAGTGCATTTCGTGAAAGTCTAGACCATTTGGTACAATCATATATCGAAAGGCAGGGACGTGGACCATTTCAATGGGACATGGAAGGAATGCCTAACCATGAGTTACTAGAGCAAGATCAGAGACACCAAACAGACGTGGTTCAAAGCCAGCAAGATTCTGTTAGGCAACTGCGTGCTCCACCAGCACCACGGCCACCAACTCCACCTCCACCCCCATTATGGCATGCAGAAGTTCATCATAGTTGGAGTCGTCAGAGCATCCGTCGTTCAGAAGTC GAATGGGATATGATCAACAGTTTAAGGACTGACATGGGGAAGCTTCAGCAAGTGATGGGTCATATGCAGAATATGCTGGAGACGTGCATGGACATGCAGTTAGAGTTGCAGCGTGCAGTTAGGCAAGAGGTTTCAGCAGTTCTAAACCGTTCTGTTGGAGAACATG GCGAGAGCCAGCAGCATTTATTACTGGATGGAAGAAACTGGAATCACGTCAGAAAGGGGACTTGTTGCGTCTGTTGTGATAAGCAAATTGATTCTCTCATCTACAG ATGTGGGCACATGTGCACTTGCAACCGGTGTGCACACGAGTTAGTTCGAGGCAACAGTAAGTGTCCGTTGTGCCGCGCACCCATTGTTGAGGTGATTCGAGCCTACTCCATTGTATAG